A region of Halalkaliarchaeum desulfuricum DNA encodes the following proteins:
- a CDS encoding Brp/Blh family beta-carotene 15,15'-dioxygenase produces MSGERAVAARIALAGGLLTVTLGFAIRGFGGTIPLAYQYVPLLVSALLLGVPHGAVDHLVLPRSRGKPITRRSLAFVGGLYLLIGGGYAFVWFLSPALAFALFILVTLLHWGQGDVYALVELTDASHLSTRRIRASTALVRGGLPMVIPLVAFPEQYRFVAATLIGAFDPRAVGALDWVFTPEVRLAVAVGFGLLIATTLGAGYRRAVRTDGVRPWLIDAGETLSLFAYFGLVPPILAIGLYFPLWHSLRHILRTMLLDDVAASALSDRSTGRAFWRFTRDAAPLTAGAFIVLGAVALAVPETPTTVPDAVGVYLVFIAVLTLPHVVVVSLLDRQLDLWSPQRLSRSGT; encoded by the coding sequence ATGTCGGGTGAGAGAGCCGTTGCGGCACGAATTGCGCTCGCTGGCGGACTCTTGACTGTTACCCTGGGGTTCGCGATCCGGGGCTTCGGAGGGACGATTCCACTCGCTTATCAGTACGTCCCGCTTCTCGTCAGCGCGCTGCTCCTCGGGGTTCCGCACGGGGCCGTCGATCACCTCGTGTTGCCACGCTCGCGGGGGAAGCCGATCACCCGTCGCTCGCTCGCGTTCGTCGGGGGGTTGTATCTCCTGATCGGCGGCGGCTACGCGTTCGTCTGGTTCCTGTCCCCGGCGCTCGCGTTCGCCCTGTTCATCCTCGTCACGCTGCTGCACTGGGGACAGGGAGACGTATACGCCCTCGTCGAGTTGACCGACGCCTCCCACCTGTCGACCCGGCGGATACGGGCGTCGACGGCGCTCGTCCGGGGCGGGCTCCCGATGGTGATCCCGCTCGTAGCGTTCCCGGAGCAGTACCGGTTCGTCGCGGCGACGTTGATCGGCGCGTTCGACCCCAGGGCGGTCGGAGCGCTGGATTGGGTCTTCACACCGGAGGTGCGACTCGCCGTTGCCGTCGGGTTCGGCCTGCTGATCGCGACAACGCTCGGTGCCGGCTATCGACGGGCGGTTCGCACAGACGGGGTCCGGCCGTGGCTGATCGACGCCGGGGAGACGCTTTCGCTTTTCGCGTACTTCGGGCTGGTACCGCCGATACTCGCGATCGGGCTGTACTTTCCGCTGTGGCACTCGCTTCGCCACATATTGCGGACGATGCTGCTCGACGACGTGGCAGCCTCGGCGCTTTCGGACCGATCCACCGGCCGGGCGTTCTGGCGGTTTACACGGGACGCGGCACCGCTTACGGCGGGAGCCTTCATCGTGCTCGGCGCAGTCGCGCTCGCCGTCCCCGAGACGCCGACCACCGTTCCTGACGCAGTCGGGGTGTATCTCGTCTTCATTGCGGTGTTGACGCTGCCCCACGTCGTCGTGGTCTCGCTTCTGGACAGACAGTTGGATCTCTGGTCGCCACAGCGCCTAAGCCGCTCGGGAACCTGA
- a CDS encoding NAD(P)H-binding protein: protein MKVLVTGATGFVGGRLVPALLAADHDVSVLVRDRDRYDPPDGVTVFEGDVLEEGSFEAALADVDAAFYLIHGMGAGGGFEDRDRRAADNFATAASAAGVTRVIYLSGLGVDDDDLSAHLRSRREVERVLAEGNFDLTVLRAAIIVGDGSASFRMVRQLASRLPVMITPQWVSTRVQPIAISDVIEYLVAILDVPETADDTFEIGGPDVLTYREMLIETGKLLSGREPFVVPVPFLTPRLSAYWVDLVTDVPASVAYPLIDGMTTDVIVTDDRIRSLVPIELTPYETAVRRALEEAEGVTIAADARAIQGDR from the coding sequence ATGAAGGTTCTCGTCACCGGAGCGACAGGGTTCGTCGGCGGCCGTCTCGTCCCCGCACTGTTGGCCGCCGACCACGACGTTTCGGTGTTGGTCCGCGATCGCGACCGGTACGATCCGCCCGACGGGGTCACCGTCTTCGAGGGCGACGTCCTGGAGGAGGGTAGCTTCGAAGCCGCACTCGCCGACGTCGACGCCGCGTTCTATTTGATCCACGGGATGGGCGCAGGCGGCGGGTTCGAGGACAGGGACCGTCGGGCCGCCGACAACTTCGCCACGGCCGCTTCCGCCGCGGGCGTCACGCGGGTGATCTACCTCAGTGGACTCGGCGTGGACGATGACGACCTCTCTGCGCATCTTCGATCCCGTCGGGAGGTCGAACGGGTGCTCGCCGAGGGGAACTTCGATCTGACGGTGCTCCGTGCGGCGATCATCGTCGGCGACGGCAGTGCGAGCTTCAGGATGGTCCGTCAGCTCGCCTCGCGGCTTCCGGTGATGATAACGCCCCAGTGGGTGTCGACTCGCGTCCAGCCGATCGCGATATCGGACGTGATCGAGTATCTCGTCGCAATATTGGACGTGCCCGAAACGGCCGACGACACGTTCGAGATCGGTGGCCCGGACGTCCTCACCTACCGGGAGATGCTGATCGAAACCGGCAAGCTCCTCTCCGGCCGGGAACCGTTCGTCGTGCCGGTGCCGTTTCTCACGCCGCGACTCTCCGCCTACTGGGTGGATCTCGTGACTGACGTCCCAGCGAGCGTCGCCTACCCCCTCATCGACGGAATGACGACGGACGTCATCGTGACCGACGATCGAATCCGGTCGCTGGTCCCGATCGAACTCACCCCCTACGAGACTGCGGTGCGGCGGGCGCTCGAGGAGGCGGAGGGTGTGACGATCGCGGCCGACGCCCGGGCGATTCAGGGAGATCGATGA
- a CDS encoding DUF7530 family protein, producing the protein MSGPNYGETWVYESIVGTIPGVRVSDRTAIAIQLLGFEAALLVVAAIYGLWNGVLAGTVAVAVAGVGSWLMLRFSRAIRDMDAPEPYRRLLFGSSIEMALSVFAFVLLVTYLFVVDPRGTGPTLLETLLGPDPPAAAVALLLVISWDVVYRIGTCWWATVVGLWRAIRYQFDSETTRRYVRIDSLNVGFAGVQLLLVPFVIDRPVLLIALGGHLGAVVLVAGGTILLQHRKTGR; encoded by the coding sequence ATGAGTGGCCCAAACTACGGGGAGACGTGGGTATACGAGAGCATCGTGGGGACGATCCCGGGCGTCCGCGTCTCCGACCGGACCGCGATCGCGATCCAGCTGCTCGGCTTCGAGGCCGCCCTGCTGGTGGTGGCTGCAATTTACGGGCTGTGGAACGGCGTCCTCGCGGGGACCGTCGCCGTCGCCGTCGCGGGCGTCGGCAGCTGGCTGATGCTTCGGTTCAGTCGGGCGATCCGCGACATGGACGCGCCGGAGCCGTACCGGCGACTCCTGTTCGGCTCGAGCATCGAGATGGCGCTGAGCGTGTTCGCGTTCGTGCTGCTCGTAACCTATCTGTTCGTCGTCGATCCCCGGGGAACGGGTCCGACGCTCCTGGAGACGCTTCTCGGGCCGGATCCGCCGGCGGCTGCCGTCGCGTTGCTGCTGGTTATCTCCTGGGACGTCGTCTACCGGATCGGCACCTGCTGGTGGGCGACCGTCGTCGGGCTCTGGCGGGCGATACGCTACCAGTTCGATTCCGAAACGACTCGCCGGTACGTGCGGATTGATTCTCTGAACGTCGGTTTTGCGGGCGTACAGCTTCTCCTGGTGCCGTTCGTTATCGATCGACCTGTGCTTTTGATCGCACTCGGTGGTCACCTGGGAGCCGTCGTTCTCGTCGCCGGAGGCACTATCCTCCTCCAGCATCGAAAGACAGGGCGATAG
- a CDS encoding molybdopterin-containing oxidoreductase family protein, with protein MSTDGTTGSSERDRVDLTRRKLVQVGGVGAGIAVSGCLGIFDEEEPEPETPEETETPTEEPEEEEPEEPTEQVAYGNCWICHHNCGQEVVVENDAITYLTGVDGHPRGSAGEGTEGTVCPKGQIQMDKVHDPARIKQPHVRRNGELEEVSWEEAFEYTAKRLEEFDEEHGAETFLDAGSWATTDVFRNLWRDLYGTPERIGRGIHVCAGPTFQSGSTMGVGSDNRFPDYQNSEYIIAWGRNVLETFAGQFEAKGIMTAFEENDATLVTIDPQHTETAQKSDKWLQIEPRTDGALALAMGHVIIEEGLYDEEFVEERTYGFDAYREAVADKTPEWAEEITGIDAEDIREIATGFAEAAPQAGITIWTGTAQYGNAWKASQSITALNGLVGNIDRPGGLRMWQGVPLANPFEEQGVDLPNNAAGETPALRKYEEYEEYPVRHTTGIAHNLVPEMVENGHINGIYCHYDNPLKDGNAEAWIEAIEEMDLVISVDAYWSGVSRMADVVFPEATQLEKDTLGTGTWSAYSEHSWITGSTAAVEPQWNTKPGFDIIVGIAEAMGWGEYFPWDSHEEYLNDKLSTLDLTLEDLEAGGDNYELVDEYGYEQWKNDDDWQFRFDIDGLDNFATAAEEAGMGTAPEWVPPGTYGDELSDDYPLELFDTRAVFFSHGGDQHNERMLDRNARRHGLEDEDYRGNYLVINPEDAAERGIETGDMVQVESETGDGELMAYVSERTKPGFVTMEYGFGEGSVQPDNEGMNSMKVHATQMDPISGQPDRHVAVDVESGGD; from the coding sequence ATGTCAACAGATGGAACAACTGGATCGAGCGAGCGCGACCGGGTGGATCTCACCCGGCGGAAACTCGTTCAAGTTGGCGGCGTCGGAGCCGGGATAGCCGTAAGCGGCTGTCTCGGGATTTTCGATGAAGAGGAGCCGGAACCGGAGACTCCCGAGGAGACGGAGACGCCGACCGAAGAGCCGGAAGAGGAGGAACCGGAAGAGCCGACCGAACAGGTCGCGTACGGAAACTGCTGGATCTGTCATCACAACTGCGGACAGGAAGTCGTCGTCGAGAACGACGCGATCACCTACCTCACCGGCGTCGACGGGCATCCCCGCGGAAGCGCCGGCGAGGGGACAGAAGGAACAGTCTGTCCGAAAGGGCAGATCCAGATGGACAAGGTTCACGACCCCGCTCGGATCAAACAGCCACACGTCCGCCGGAACGGCGAACTCGAAGAGGTGAGCTGGGAGGAGGCGTTCGAGTACACCGCAAAGCGACTCGAGGAGTTCGACGAGGAACACGGCGCCGAAACGTTCCTGGACGCCGGCAGCTGGGCGACGACGGACGTCTTCCGGAACCTCTGGCGTGATCTGTACGGTACCCCCGAGCGGATCGGCCGCGGGATCCACGTCTGTGCCGGCCCGACGTTCCAGTCGGGCAGCACGATGGGCGTCGGATCGGACAACCGGTTCCCGGACTACCAGAACTCCGAGTACATCATCGCCTGGGGTCGCAACGTTCTCGAGACGTTCGCCGGCCAGTTCGAGGCGAAGGGGATCATGACGGCGTTCGAGGAGAACGACGCCACACTCGTCACGATCGACCCACAGCACACCGAGACCGCACAGAAGTCCGACAAGTGGCTCCAGATCGAGCCCCGGACCGACGGCGCGCTGGCGCTCGCGATGGGACACGTGATCATCGAGGAGGGGCTCTACGACGAGGAGTTCGTCGAGGAGCGGACCTACGGCTTCGATGCCTATCGGGAAGCTGTCGCGGACAAGACTCCCGAGTGGGCCGAAGAGATCACCGGCATCGACGCCGAGGACATCCGCGAGATCGCGACCGGCTTCGCCGAAGCCGCGCCACAGGCAGGAATCACGATCTGGACCGGTACCGCCCAGTACGGCAACGCCTGGAAGGCCTCACAGAGCATCACCGCGCTCAACGGACTGGTCGGCAACATCGACCGTCCCGGCGGCCTGCGGATGTGGCAGGGCGTTCCGCTCGCGAACCCGTTCGAAGAGCAGGGCGTCGATCTTCCGAACAATGCGGCGGGGGAGACCCCTGCACTACGGAAATACGAGGAGTACGAGGAGTACCCCGTCCGGCACACCACCGGAATCGCCCACAATCTCGTCCCGGAAATGGTCGAGAACGGGCACATCAACGGGATCTACTGTCACTACGACAACCCGCTCAAGGACGGCAACGCCGAGGCGTGGATCGAGGCGATCGAGGAGATGGATCTCGTGATCTCGGTGGACGCCTACTGGAGTGGCGTCTCGCGGATGGCCGACGTCGTGTTCCCGGAGGCGACCCAACTCGAAAAGGACACGCTGGGGACGGGAACCTGGAGCGCCTACAGCGAACACAGCTGGATCACCGGCTCGACGGCGGCAGTCGAGCCACAGTGGAACACCAAACCCGGCTTCGACATCATCGTCGGCATCGCCGAGGCGATGGGATGGGGCGAGTACTTCCCGTGGGACAGCCACGAGGAGTATCTCAACGATAAGCTCTCCACACTCGATCTGACGCTCGAGGACCTCGAAGCGGGCGGGGACAACTACGAACTCGTCGACGAGTATGGGTACGAGCAGTGGAAAAACGACGACGATTGGCAGTTCAGATTCGACATCGACGGACTCGACAACTTCGCCACGGCGGCGGAGGAAGCCGGGATGGGAACCGCCCCCGAGTGGGTCCCGCCGGGCACGTACGGCGACGAACTCAGCGACGACTACCCGCTCGAGCTGTTCGACACCCGTGCGGTGTTCTTCTCGCACGGCGGCGACCAGCACAACGAGCGGATGCTCGATCGGAACGCCCGCAGACACGGCCTCGAGGACGAGGACTACCGGGGCAACTACCTCGTCATCAACCCCGAGGACGCAGCGGAACGCGGCATCGAAACGGG